GCACGTACCAGCAGCCACCACCTACAAGTCTATCGGTTATCGCTGTGACGATAAGATCAAGACGCGATCCGTGGGATGCGTGATTCCGAAGTTCCCGGAAGTGATGACCGCGATGAAAAAACTCCCTGGTATCGCGGCAAACATCCGCCGCATTCAGAACAACAGCCCTGGTCACTACGGGAAGCTGCACAGCGGTCACCCGTTGCATCGGATGATGGATGCGACGAAGCAAGGGAAGAACCGTAGGGCCGTGTGCGGCAGGCGCATTGTTGGACCTCGCCCGCGGCCGGGCGTCAGCTGCGACGAGTACCCCTTCGCCAGCACCCGCGAAGGCGGTACGGCTCTGAGTAAGAAGAACCGTGGCGTCGCCTGGGTGCCCGCATGGGAGCAAGGCAAGCAAGGGGGCTACATCACCGGATCCCACAACGACTGGCGGGCCCTCAACGGTGAGGCCTTCTACGTGGTGGTTTAACCTTGAGTGAGACATCCCTGCGTGTCAGTGCGGCCTACCACCAGTACACACTGGAGTGGGCCGCATGGGATCCCGACGCCATTCCCTTCAAAGGGGGAAATGGTTTGCTCTGGAATTCCGAGGGGCGCATTGTGGTGCTGACCGGTGTGGACTCCGGCGATATTCCCGTTGAGTTCGGAATCGATGACAGCGAACCTCCTCTCGACCTGGGCCCTTGGGAGGAGGTCGTCGAAGTCAGCGCCGTAATCACCGGGGACGCTATCAGTGTGTTCGTGCCTGATGGCATCCATATCGGTGACGTGGAACTCCCGGCAAGCCGGGAGATCTACCGGCTGCGTGTTCACGCCCGCGGTCGAGACGCCGGCTACGAAGCGGAGTTCATCGACGCCTCCGGGGGAGAGCACATGGTGGAAGAACATCTGATCCGCATCTGGCCCGCACCACCATCGCCTGAGAGCAGACTGAAACTGACAGACAGGGTTGGGGAAGTTAACCGTGCTCAGAAATAGGCGATGCCCGGAGGGCTGCTGCGGTGGCTGTGCTGCGGTAGACGTATCTGCCCTTGTCGTAGCGAGTGGCCACGGCCCGGGACTGCCTCAGCCTGTTGATCGCCCACTCATCGGGCCCGCCACGCAGGGCCCCGGCCACCCTGCAGTCCGGGGCCGTCTAACTGCGCTCAGGGTGAGTGCGTCAGGTGCTGGCCGCACGGTTTATGTATGGCCACCGCTCCGATCATCGTGTATCCGCCCGACGAGGAGGGCGGGTCCGCGCTGACGGGGCGATCCTCGGCCGGGCCTACGGCGTGACTGACCTGCTGGAGTTCTTACGCCGTGCCGGGCTGAACCCGGACGAAGTCGCGCTGGACGGCCCACTGATCGAATGGCGCGGTGGAGGGCCCTATGCCTGGGAGCCGGCGTCCGGCGGCAGCTCGTCGCCCCCGAGCGCACACCCCGGTCGGGCGCCACAGGTCGCCCGACCGGTCCGCGCGTGCCTCCGCCAACAGCTCGGCGGTCTTCCGGCAAGGTCACCCGGCGGGCTGGCCAGTAGTCGCGGCGGTGTACGGTCCGGGCCCTGATCGCGTACACCACATTGCCGTACGGCCGGCAACCGCGCCTTCGGCGGGGTGGTGTCAGCCGCAGTCGTTGCGGTTGATGCGCAAAGAGCGGGTCTGGTCGTTGAGGTTGTAGCCACGCAGGTCGTGGATGGAGCCGCCGCTCTTGGTGACGCACACCCATCGTCCGGCGAAGTTGCGCTTCTCGTAGACGCGGGCGGTGCGCTCGGAGTTGTTGCGCACCGAGCTGCCCCGGTCGCGGATGGCTGTGGGCAGGCCCTTCACGCTGCCGTCGACCGCGCGCTTGACCCACGGCTGGCCACCGAAGTTGATCTCGGGGTAGATGCACACGTAGCCACTGGGGCAGTCGATCACGGCTGATGTGGCGACCGCCGGCACGGCAGCGGCCAGAAGGGGCATGGCCAGGGCAGCGGCCACCAGGCCGCGGGAAAGGGAGTTCACGTCCGCATTCAAGCGCCGCTGCTTCACCAGCGCGGGCGATGGAAGGCAAAACCACCTGATCGGGGAAGAGTCAGCCCCGCCACGGCAGGCTGATCACTTCGGGAGAGGCTTCATGCGAGGGGGCGGAAAGCGCCCTTCACTCTGTCCCGGGCGGAACTCGAAGCACTCCGTGAGAGGTGATCCTGCACCCACGGGTTCTACCGGCGGTAGAATCGCGGGTATGGGGAAAGCGACGAGCATCAAGACCAGTGAGGATGTGCGCGACCGGCTGCACATCCTGGCCAGTGAGCGCGGCACCACGATCACCAAGCTGCTGGAGGAGCTCGCCTCCCGGGAGCTGACGGAGACCGAGCGGGAACAGCGCGCGCGTGAGGCAGCCGGTGAGCTGGGCGTCGACTACACCGAGCAGGTCCAGCAGAGCGGTCAGGACGCCTGGGCCAGGGTCCGTGCCCACCAGGGCGGCGCCGCGTGAGCTTGACGGCTGTCCTGGACCACACCGCGGTGTCCGCCCTGTACCGCGCGGACCCGTTCTTCACCGGCCTCTACATCGAGGCCTCGCGCGGCACCGGCCGCGTCCTCATCCCGTCCCTGGCGGTGCTTGCTGCCGAGCGGCATCTCCCGGGCGCGGGCCAGCACGCGGCCTCCCTGCGCTTCGCGGAGAGCGTGCCGTTCACGGACGCGCACGCGGTGGAGGCGATGGGCTGGACGAAGGCGGACTGGCCGGTGGCCCACGTCGCGGCGGTCGCCTGGCACGCGGTGAAGGCGGGCGAGCCGCTCACCGTGCTGTCGCTGGAGCCCGGACTGTACGCGGCGACCGGGATCACTCCGCTGGACCCCACCTGAGCCCCGCCCTGCAGGGCGGGGAGGGCGGGCCGTTTCCTCCGGGGACTGCGCCGGGGTTCAGCGCCGGGCGTCCAGGTACGAGCGGCGGGCGGTGACCAGGTCGCGCCATCGTGTGTGGACCTGGTCTGGGGGGCCGATCCAGCGGGTGGAGGCAGATGAGCCGGCGGGCTGCGGGCGGTTGGCCATGAAGTGCGCGATGTCGGCGTAGGAGGCGTAGTCACCCCGGTCGGCTATGGCGTTGAGGTGCTGGATGCTGTCGGCGAGCTGCTGCTGATCGTCACGGATGGCGTGGTGGAAGGCGAGGACGAGTTCGACGGTGGCCTCGGCGGCGGTCACGCCGGCGAGCCGGGCTTCGGTGCGCAGCACCTGGGCACGGTCATCGACGCCGGCTTCGCCGCGTCCGGCGTCCCGGGCGAGGGCGGCGGTGCGCACGGTCAGGGCGGTGGCGCGCAGATCGAGGCCCTGGAGAAGCACTTCGGCCAGGTCGATCTCGTCGTCGGCGGCCGCGGGGTCGGCGAAGGACAGGACGAGAGCACGCTGGGCCTGGCAGGTGGCACGCTCGCCGGCGACATCGTGTTCTTCGGCTTCGGCGCGTGCGGCACGGTAGGCGGCGGCCGCGCGGCCGAGGTCACCGTGAGGCCACCACACGTCGCCTTCGACGCGGTGTCCGCGGCCCTCCCAGCCCAGTTGCCGGGCTGTCTCCAGGCCGGTGGGGAAGTCACGGGCGATGCGGGCCAGGTGCGCGATGCCGCGACGGGCGGCCGGGGCGCGGCGGCCGCCGAGGTGGGCAGATGCCGCAGTACCGGGTGCGGTCGCTCCAGCTGGGGCGGCCGCACCGCTGCGGGCATCATCGGCCGGGCCAGCGCCGCGATCTCCTCCAGCTCGGCGCGGTGCTGGGGCAATGCGCGCAGCAGTCCTTGGTGCAGCGTCAGGAAGCGCCGGGCCTCGGTCTCGGTATAGGGCCGGGACCGTTCGGCAGCCAGCGCCGCGGACGCGTGGGGCGGGGAGCCGGATTCCTGCCGCAGCAGTGCCTGCCCGTTCCGGCCGAGCACCGTCAGCGCGGTGACAGCCGGGTGCGTCTGGGCGAGCGCAACGACGTCGTCCAGGGCGCGGTAGCAGGTGTCATGGCCGGCGCGGGAGGTGAAGCGGGCCGGGATGCCGGCCTGGAGGGCGCGGGCGTATCGCAGCGCAGCAGCCTGCCGGCTGTCGGCCCCTCGCACGGCGAGGACCACCAACTCGATCGGATATCCATCGCCCGCGAAAGGCAGGGCGCTGTCGAGGAATTCACCGGTGCTGCCCGGCGCACCTTCGATGAGCACATCCCCGCGTGCGCGCCGCACATACTCCTCAGCCTCGGCGAACCATGCCCGGTAGTCAGCACGGATCGCCGCCCCGGCGTTTCGAGGATCCTCCGTCAGCAGTTGCAGATAGTCCGGATGCGACGCCTTGAAGTCGTCACCGAGCAAATGCGCCGTCCCGGGACGCACGGCCCGCTTCACCATCCTGGCCGCCAGCAGTTTTCCCGCCCCCGGCTGGCCCAGCACGTAGACCCCGCGGGGGTCGTCCCGGCGGACGATGCCACTCAGGTACGACGGTGTGATCAGCTCCTCGAAGACCCACCGGTGTTCCTCGGCCGACAGCCGGTGGTAGTCCACCCCCGGTGCCTGGCGGCGAGGCTGGGCTATACGGCGGACCGGCTCCGCCCACGCGGCAGCACGCTCGACGTCTCGCTGGACCGCCAGGCGGCGGTCGTCGCAGGTGAGGTTGCGATGCAGGCGCCGATCAGTGCGTGCCAACTCGCGACGGAAGACGGCGGTCTCCGGCGCGCTCCAGGGCCGGGCGCGGTTCCGGGTCACCGCCCGGGCCGCGGCCGGGCGTTCCCGACTCCAGGCGCCGTCGACCAGTTCGTTGGCGTAGAGCACGGTGCCGTCGCGGCGCAGCACGGTGACGCGGTCGGCCAGCTGCTCGGCTTCGATGGCCGCGAGCACTGCGGGCATCCGCTGCGCGCAGGTGTCGTGGTTGTCCCACGACACGTACCGGCCACCGCCCCGCACCGGCTCGCTGAGGAAACGGTCGAGGATCCCCAGCTGGCTGAGCGCCTCGGGCGTCGCCACCGCCACCACCTCCAGGCGCGCCCCCGCCTCCCGGTAGGTGGCCGCCGATGCCCGGAACTCACCGATGTCCGCGAGAGCGGATTCGACCACGGCATCGAAACCCCGCTCGCGCACCAGGTCCTCGACGGCCGTCTGCCAGCGAGAGGTCTCTTCGCGCACCGCCGCGCCCGCGGTGCGCACATCGGCAGCGAGCGCGGCCAGGTAGCCGGGGTGAGCGGCCTTGTACAGGTCGCGGCCCACCCGCACGGCGCCACCCCGCCGCCGGAGAACAGCTTCGAGCAGATCGGCGATCTGCGTCTTCCCCGCCCCGGGCTGACCTCCGACCACGACGACCACGGGGCGCTCTTGGCGCACAGCCCCGCTCATAGCGGCCGGAAGGATCACCTGGCGCAGCAGGGCGAGGCTTTCCCGGTCCGTGAGCGCGTCCGGGGCCGGCCCGTCCACTGAACCGTCTTGCTGCACCAGGTGATCCCTCCGGCCATAGCCCTCAACCCGCATAGATTAAACAGAAGGCTACATCAAAGGTTAAGTGGATCCGCATTTGAGGGCTAAGAGATGCTAGGATTCGGCGCAGGAGGTAGCCCTATGGCAAGCCAGGAAGAGTTGTTCGCGTCCGTCGACGCGCTGCTGGAGGAGGAGCCGCTACCGCCCCCTGCGGAGCGCGCCCGGCTGCGAGCGGCCGCCGGCGTCACCCAGTCCCGCCTCGCGGCCGCGCTCAAGACATCAACGCAGACGGTGAAGAACTGGGAGAACGAGACCCGGAGCGAGCCAAGGCCACCGCGTCTGGAGCCATACAAGCGCCTGCTGAAGGGCTGGGCGGCGAAGTACCCCGCCCACGACGCTTCCGCACCGGACCCGGCCACCGTGTCCCAGCCGGAGTTGTCGGACGACGTTTACCGGGCCGGCGACTGAGTCGGAGGCCGCCGCTGCTCCGGCGGCCGCGCCGCGTCCGGCACGCACCACCAGGCCGACGGCGGAGTCGACGTCGCGCCGTCTGGGCGCGAAGAAGGCGGCCCCGGCTGACGCCCCGGCGGACGGCGCCGATCCGCGGTTCGAGATCGGCCCGCTGGCCGTCGTCGAAGTCGATGACGGGAGTGCTGGCGTACTGCGTCTGGCGCCCTTGCGCGCCCCGTTCCGCTCCCCCACCGCCGCCCTCCTAACACCCGGAGACGGCAGGCGACTTGAGCGCGGCAGCCCGGCGTCGGCCCACAGGCGATCTGCTCCTCGCGCACGCCGCGCTGCTCGCCGAACTCGCTCCCTGGTCCAGGACGTCGACGTCGGACAGCTGGCTTTCGCGGCCCGGACCGCCACCACCGAGCCGAAGCCGCCGGCGCCCGCGCGGCCCTACCCGCTCGTAACGCAGCATTTGCACGACCCCTTCCGACGCGCTGGCCTCACCCTGCGCAACAGATCCTGGGGGAGACCGTGAGACGCCTGGGGGACTGGGGCCCGAAACACCCTGAACGTCCGGGGACACCTGGGGGGCTGGGGCCCGTTCCTCGGCGGTTTGCAAATGCCTCATACATCAACCTGCAAAGTAGATACTGCGATATCATGGGAGACCGAGCGAGGAGGCTTTGATGGATGTGACGCTCTCCCAGGCCCGGGAGCGGTGGAGCGAAGTGGTCGAGCGCCTTCAGCAGGGCGATCAGGTCGTTTTGACCAACGCCAAGAGCGGTCAAGCAGCTCTGCTGCGCCGCCCTGAGGAGTCGGACCGGGCTCCCGCTGGGACGTGGACGAGCACTCGGGCCCGGCAGGAGCTGGGCAGTCTGATCTCCGCGGCCCAGGAGGAGCCGCAGCTTTTGACGGTCGGCGCGCGTCCCGCCGCAATAGTCCTTCGTCACCAGGCCCCGGCCGGGCAGCCGCAGCGGGAGGCGGAGCCGGGCGTGACCGGGCTCGGCGATGTGCTGGACGGCCTGCTGGAGACCGCTCCGCAGCACTCGGGGCTGTCGACGGGGGTTGCCGCGCTGGACCGGGCCTGTGGGGGGCTGGCGCGGGGGAGTGTCACGCTGGTGGCCGCGCCGCCGAACGCGGGCGGGAGCCTGCTGCCCTTGCAGGCCGCGCGTGCGGCAGCGTTCCACTCTGAGCAGCCGACCCCGGTGCTCTATGTCCCCTCCGGGGTGCCGTTGCAGGTCGCGGCCCGTCGCCTGATCGCGGCCGAAGCTCCGGTGCCCTATGCCCAATTCGCCGCCGGCACTCTCACGGCCGGGCAGCGCCAGGCGGTCCTCGACGCGGACAGTCGGCTGCGTGCGGCGCCCCTGTCGTTCACCAGGCCCGAGCCGACCGTGCAGGCGATCACCGAAGAGGCGTCCCGTATCGAGGGGCTGGGTCTGGTGGTGGTCGACCGGCTTCAGCACGCCCGTGCGGAGGGCACCCCGCTCTCGGGGCGTGCCCTGCCCACAGTGATGACGTCCCTGGCCCGTCTCGCTACCGACCGGCAGGCCGCCGTGGTCGTACTGCTGGACACCGACGATGCCCAGATCCTGGCCCGTCTGGACGCGGACCGCATCCTTCATCTGACCCGGCCGGGCGACGGTGCCACGGCCCGGATCACGGTAACCGCGCGGGACCTGGGCACCCTGACGGCCGTGGAAGTGGCGCTGGACATGACCCACCTGCGTCTCCTAGACCAGCCCGCCCCGCCCGCCCCTTCCACGGCCACACCCGCGACCACACCGGCCCTCCCGGCTCCGGCGCCTCATGCGGGCGCCGCACGCGGACCCGCCCAGACCTCACCTCCCCCCGCCCCAACCTCCCCCCGTCCCCAGCGCGCTGGAGCGGGCAGCGCAGGTCCCGCCCGCGCGCGTCCGTCAGCCGCGGTACACAAGAACAGCGGTGCGGTGGCCGGTCTCGTCGAGCGGATCGAGGGCAAGGTCCATACCGTCCTCACCGACACCGGGGGAGAGGTCGAGGAGGCAGTGGCGGCGCTGAAGAAGACCGCGATCCCCGATGTGATGGACCTGCTGGACGCGAGCCGGACCGGCGGCCGTTACGACTTCCGCAACTACCCCGACCTGCCCGACATCCTCCACAAGCGGGGCCGTGAGGAGTCCGACGACATCTGGGAAGCCCGCCCCCACTTCACCGCTCCGCCCGAGGTCCTCGACCAGATCGGCGGCGGCGTGGTCACGGCCCTGGACATCAACGGTGCCTACCTCAGCGCGCTCAAGGCCCATCTGCCCATCGGGCAGCTCGAACACCACCTGGGCCCGGACGCCGGCGGCCCGGCGCACGACACCAAGCGCTCGGGGGTCCACCTGGTCACCCCGCCCGCCTGGGAGCATGCCGACCTGCCGAACCCGATCGGCGACCGGGAAGAGCCCGGTCAGATCTGGATCACCGAATCCACGCTCCGTCTCCTGCTGCGCCTGTCCGGCCCGAAGCTCGGCCTGTGCGAGCGGCCGTTGATCCACGAGTCGTGGACGTCGGGGTCGACGGAGCAGCTACTGGAGACGTTGCGACGGGCGCTGGTGCAGGTGCGTACGAACGCCCTGGTGGCCGGCTCGGCGCACGGGGAGGCGGCGTATGAGTACGTGAAGGCGATGTACTCCAAGCTGGTCTCCACGATGGGGGAGTCCAACTACAACCGGGACCTGTATCGGAGCGACTGGATGCACATCATCCGCTCCCAGGCGTTCGCCAACCTGTGGCACAAAGCCTGGAGCGCCCGTCAGGCGGGGCTGACGGTGGTGCGGATGATGGGCACCGACGAACTCCACCTCGCCGGCAACTGGCGCACCGCGCGGGCGGCCGGGAAGGATACGCCGCTGTTCCCGGAAGGGCGTGAAGTCACCGAGGTCAAGCCCAAGCAGCTCTACCGGCTTGAGAAGGTGGCCGAGGGCAGCTATCGCGAACGAGAGGCGGACTGACGGATGCCGGAGCGCACCATGCAGTTCGGCCTCTACGGCGCGCGAGGCCGCAAGAGCGCCGACCTCGCCGGCGAGGTCCTCGACAAGCTGGCGATGGAGGGCGGCATCCGCTCACCCGTCACCAGCCGCCGGGGCCTGGGCGCCCGGCTCAACTACCTCACCCGCTCCGACGCCGGACGCCAGGCGATGGCAGAGGCCGGGATCACCGTCACCCGCCGCACGCTGCGCAACTGGCTCCAGCACAAACAAAGCCCCTCCCGCGACAACCTTGCCCGGATCGACGCGGCCTACCGTGCCCACCGCCGCCGTAACGTGGCCCCTCACCTGTTGCAGCGGCTCAACGCCCGCGGGGGGACCCGGGTGGAGATCCAGCCGCTGGACCAGCGCGCCGTGGCGGACCCCCGCAAGCGGCACATCGCTACCGACCGGGCTGACTTCCGTCGGCTTCGGATCCGCACCTGGGACCGCATCGTGGAAGCCTGGGCGGCCCAGGACGAGGCCGCGCTCGCCGATGCGTGGGATGACCAGCTCACCGACCTGGGATCCCAGTGGGGCCAGTACGAGTACGCCACCTCCGTCGGCTTCTCCGCCTGACAGCCACGGACCGGCAAAAGGGGAGGGATCAGCAGGCATGGAGAAGGAAGACAGCACGGGCAGCCCCCTGGAGCTGCGCCTCCGGCAGAAGGAAGCCGTCGACGCGGCCGTCTTCGCACTGGAGGCACCGCCTGGCGGTATTCCCGCGGCCGGTCTGCGTACTCAGGTGGTCGCCGCCCCTGGGTCGGGCAAGACGCTGGTCGCCTACGAGGTGGCCCGCCGGACCGTGCCGCGCGGCCGTGTCCTGGTCCTGGTCCCGACACTCAACCTGCTGGTACAGACGGTCACCAAATGGCGCGAGTACGGCATGCGTGGCCAAGCGGTCGCGGTCTGCTCCCTGGACCGCGACCCTGAGGTGCGCGCGTATCTGGCGGACGAGCTGGATGTGCGGTGCACGACCAACCCGATCCGGCTGGCGATGTGGGCGGGCACCGGCCCCGTGACGATCTTCGCCACCTACGCGTCTCTGGTGGGCAACTCCGGCCGTCCCACCGACGACACTGACGTCGACGTCGACGAGGCCGCGGCCGAAGGAGAAGCAGTCGAGGAGCGCGCCGTTGCCGGCGTCCTGGAGCGCGCGCTGGCCGGGAACTTCGGGCAGCAGCTGGACGGGTTCGGCCTGGCGGTCGTGGATGAGGCGCACCGCACCGCGGGCCTCGCGTCGAAGCCGTGGGCGGTCATCCACGACAACACGCGTATCCCGGCCGACCGGCGCCTGTACATGACCGCCACGCCCCGCATCTGGGAAACCGGCGGCACCGGCTCCGACGGCGGGGGCGGTGAGGTGCTGGTGGCGTCGATGGACGACGAGGCCCTCTACGGCAAGCCCGCGTTCGTCTATCCCCTCGGCCAGGCCATCGAGGAAGGTGTACTGGCCTCCTTCGAGATCGACGTCCTGGAGATCCGCGACCCCGCACCCCCCGGCGACGACGCGAGCCTGGAGGAGCGCCGGGGGATGCGGCTGGGCGCGATCCGTGCCGCCGCCCTCGCTCACATGGAAACCGCCGGCGTCGTCAGCCTGCTGTCTTTCCACTCCCGCACCCAGGAGGCCCTCTCCTTCGCCCGTGGCCTGCCCGACGCCG
The sequence above is a segment of the Streptomyces sp. NBC_01775 genome. Coding sequences within it:
- a CDS encoding NucA/NucB deoxyribonuclease domain-containing protein yields the protein MSPKPLATLAGGAAAMLPKPLAGGVAAAAACGTYTRVQSCRVVKHTTTVFNKRGVPIGEVKSTSTHALVFSTKSRKFRETIVRKVDSITGKATGIRETLAVSCGSPCRATNNFPQNRVLKQGDIIKGTIAYADAVKKDKVHSTATRYTWTVSKPPHVPAATTYKSIGYRCDDKIKTRSVGCVIPKFPEVMTAMKKLPGIAANIRRIQNNSPGHYGKLHSGHPLHRMMDATKQGKNRRAVCGRRIVGPRPRPGVSCDEYPFASTREGGTALSKKNRGVAWVPAWEQGKQGGYITGSHNDWRALNGEAFYVVV
- a CDS encoding peptidase inhibitor family I36 protein translates to MNSLSRGLVAAALAMPLLAAAVPAVATSAVIDCPSGYVCIYPEINFGGQPWVKRAVDGSVKGLPTAIRDRGSSVRNNSERTARVYEKRNFAGRWVCVTKSGGSIHDLRGYNLNDQTRSLRINRNDCG
- a CDS encoding zeta toxin family protein codes for the protein MQQDGSVDGPAPDALTDRESLALLRQVILPAAMSGAVRQERPVVVVVGGQPGAGKTQIADLLEAVLRRRGGAVRVGRDLYKAAHPGYLAALAADVRTAGAAVREETSRWQTAVEDLVRERGFDAVVESALADIGEFRASAATYREAGARLEVVAVATPEALSQLGILDRFLSEPVRGGGRYVSWDNHDTCAQRMPAVLAAIEAEQLADRVTVLRRDGTVLYANELVDGAWSRERPAAARAVTRNRARPWSAPETAVFRRELARTDRRLHRNLTCDDRRLAVQRDVERAAAWAEPVRRIAQPRRQAPGVDYHRLSAEEHRWVFEELITPSYLSGIVRRDDPRGVYVLGQPGAGKLLAARMVKRAVRPGTAHLLGDDFKASHPDYLQLLTEDPRNAGAAIRADYRAWFAEAEEYVRRARGDVLIEGAPGSTGEFLDSALPFAGDGYPIELVVLAVRGADSRQAAALRYARALQAGIPARFTSRAGHDTCYRALDDVVALAQTHPAVTALTVLGRNGQALLRQESGSPPHASAALAAERSRPYTETEARRFLTLHQGLLRALPQHRAELEEIAALARPMMPAAVRPPQLERPHPVLRHLPTSAAAAPRPPVAASRTWPASPVTSPPAWRQPGNWAGRAADTASKATCGGLTVTSAARPPPTVPHAPKPKNTMSPASVPPARPSVLSSCPSPTPRPPTTRSTWPKCFSRASICAPPP
- a CDS encoding helix-turn-helix domain-containing protein — its product is MASQEELFASVDALLEEEPLPPPAERARLRAAAGVTQSRLAAALKTSTQTVKNWENETRSEPRPPRLEPYKRLLKGWAAKYPAHDASAPDPATVSQPELSDDVYRAGD
- a CDS encoding DnaB-like helicase C-terminal domain-containing protein; translated protein: MDVTLSQARERWSEVVERLQQGDQVVLTNAKSGQAALLRRPEESDRAPAGTWTSTRARQELGSLISAAQEEPQLLTVGARPAAIVLRHQAPAGQPQREAEPGVTGLGDVLDGLLETAPQHSGLSTGVAALDRACGGLARGSVTLVAAPPNAGGSLLPLQAARAAAFHSEQPTPVLYVPSGVPLQVAARRLIAAEAPVPYAQFAAGTLTAGQRQAVLDADSRLRAAPLSFTRPEPTVQAITEEASRIEGLGLVVVDRLQHARAEGTPLSGRALPTVMTSLARLATDRQAAVVVLLDTDDAQILARLDADRILHLTRPGDGATARITVTARDLGTLTAVEVALDMTHLRLLDQPAPPAPSTATPATTPALPAPAPHAGAARGPAQTSPPPAPTSPRPQRAGAGSAGPARARPSAAVHKNSGAVAGLVERIEGKVHTVLTDTGGEVEEAVAALKKTAIPDVMDLLDASRTGGRYDFRNYPDLPDILHKRGREESDDIWEARPHFTAPPEVLDQIGGGVVTALDINGAYLSALKAHLPIGQLEHHLGPDAGGPAHDTKRSGVHLVTPPAWEHADLPNPIGDREEPGQIWITESTLRLLLRLSGPKLGLCERPLIHESWTSGSTEQLLETLRRALVQVRTNALVAGSAHGEAAYEYVKAMYSKLVSTMGESNYNRDLYRSDWMHIIRSQAFANLWHKAWSARQAGLTVVRMMGTDELHLAGNWRTARAAGKDTPLFPEGREVTEVKPKQLYRLEKVAEGSYREREAD
- a CDS encoding transcriptional regulator; amino-acid sequence: MPERTMQFGLYGARGRKSADLAGEVLDKLAMEGGIRSPVTSRRGLGARLNYLTRSDAGRQAMAEAGITVTRRTLRNWLQHKQSPSRDNLARIDAAYRAHRRRNVAPHLLQRLNARGGTRVEIQPLDQRAVADPRKRHIATDRADFRRLRIRTWDRIVEAWAAQDEAALADAWDDQLTDLGSQWGQYEYATSVGFSA